In one Pseudomonas sp. SCA2728.1_7 genomic region, the following are encoded:
- a CDS encoding aldose 1-epimerase family protein, with translation MTPLKLVVALSALSAASHAMAWDYVLLDTDKAAQNWQITSQQLGIKTDKPFSVTLRTLHGGRQEGVSIVDIDNGTMKLSVVPTRGMNVLQASVGNVRMGWDSPVKEVVNPSFIELNGRGGLGWLEGFNELVTRCGYEWVGHPGVDNGELLTLHGRAANIPANKVTLHIDETPPYAITLRGELKEQAFKKVDFSVATELVTEPGSVVFDLNDTLTNNGDYPKEYQALYHSNFSTPFLEQGARFAAPVKQVSPFNDKAKGDLPEWQTYRAPTKDYDETVYNVVPYADAKGDTLTVLHNKAGSLGVSVGFNTQTLPVFSLWKNTDTQGQGYVTGLEPGTSFSYNRRYQRPLNLVPTIGPKEHKQFRISYSLLADKAAVDKALKQVSEIQGGRETEVRQTPLVDLTKE, from the coding sequence ATGACCCCGCTCAAACTCGTTGTTGCCCTCAGCGCACTGTCCGCTGCCTCCCACGCCATGGCCTGGGATTACGTTCTGCTCGACACCGACAAAGCCGCCCAGAACTGGCAGATCACCAGCCAGCAACTCGGCATAAAAACCGACAAACCCTTCAGCGTTACCCTGCGCACCTTGCATGGCGGTCGGCAGGAGGGCGTCAGCATTGTCGACATCGATAACGGTACGATGAAACTCTCGGTAGTGCCGACACGGGGAATGAATGTCCTGCAGGCCTCGGTCGGCAATGTGCGCATGGGCTGGGATTCACCGGTCAAGGAAGTGGTCAATCCGTCCTTCATCGAACTCAATGGCCGCGGTGGTCTTGGCTGGCTGGAAGGTTTCAATGAGCTGGTCACCCGCTGCGGGTACGAATGGGTTGGCCACCCCGGCGTTGACAACGGCGAACTGCTGACCCTGCACGGTCGAGCCGCCAACATTCCTGCGAACAAAGTCACTCTGCACATCGATGAAACACCACCGTACGCCATCACCCTGCGCGGCGAACTGAAAGAGCAGGCGTTCAAGAAGGTCGACTTCTCCGTCGCGACGGAACTGGTCACCGAACCCGGCAGCGTCGTGTTCGACCTCAACGACACCCTGACCAACAACGGCGACTATCCGAAGGAATACCAGGCGCTGTATCACAGTAACTTCAGCACCCCGTTCCTGGAGCAGGGCGCTCGTTTCGCCGCGCCGGTGAAGCAAGTGTCGCCGTTCAACGACAAAGCCAAGGGCGATCTGCCCGAATGGCAAACCTACCGCGCACCGACCAAGGACTACGACGAAACGGTTTACAACGTGGTGCCGTATGCCGATGCCAAGGGCGATACGTTGACCGTGTTGCATAACAAAGCCGGCAGCCTGGGCGTTTCGGTTGGCTTCAATACGCAGACACTGCCGGTGTTTTCCCTGTGGAAAAACACCGATACCCAAGGCCAGGGATATGTCACAGGGCTGGAGCCGGGGACAAGTTTTTCCTACAACCGCCGTTATCAGCGGCCACTGAACCTGGTGCCGACAATCGGGCCGAAGGAACACAAGCAGTTCCGCATCAGCTACAGCTTGTTGGCGGATAAAGCGGCAGTGGATAAGGCCTTGAAGCAGGTGAGCGAAATTCAGGGTGGACGCGAGACCGAGGTGCGGCAGACGCCGTTGGTTGATCTGACCAAGGAGTGA
- a CDS encoding DUF6124 family protein gives MFKITPNPPETDPASPYESPDSKKFHEAAERALDYYLTPTQRIMGSDQKHAPMFLANADYDSESLLVNASESLSSATEMLCNFAALLDPGHRKTALGIAQVVMLGELAVNRALDKVVPVD, from the coding sequence ATGTTCAAGATCACGCCGAACCCGCCGGAAACAGATCCGGCCTCCCCCTACGAGTCACCCGACTCCAAGAAATTCCACGAAGCCGCCGAACGCGCCCTCGACTACTACCTCACGCCAACCCAACGCATCATGGGCAGCGACCAGAAACACGCCCCCATGTTTCTGGCCAACGCCGACTACGACAGCGAGTCCCTGCTGGTTAACGCCAGCGAGTCCCTCAGCTCAGCCACCGAAATGCTCTGCAACTTCGCCGCCCTCCTGGACCCAGGCCACCGCAAAACTGCGCTGGGCATTGCGCAAGTGGTGATGCTGGGGGAATTGGCGGTGAATCGAGCGCTGGATAAGGTTGTGCCGGTGGATTGA
- a CDS encoding NAD(P)-dependent oxidoreductase yields the protein MSVHPILFLGGSGAIGHRSAKALRAAHPDVPLLIGGRDLAKAQQAAEEMGGAQGVVIDPSADDLGLGDRPISAVAVFYMDHSLAGLRFAQQRKVPHLSISSGIFEIAPQIASYIHRPDASPIVLGYEWMVGATTVAALHIAEAFSRVRDIRIDALVDEQDGGGPAVAKDFEHLSKMLPAALTRRDGNYIWREGEEQNVSFRAVDGTSMQASGFSSIDVTGLAAATDAPNVQFNLASGVSSSRRAGRPMSTEILIEMVGEDRQGRTLHTRHAVVHPAGAAALTGLSVAMLLERLLGLDGKPPTPAGLYFPYQLLDAGAYLERLSKEGGELLELKVR from the coding sequence ATGTCAGTTCATCCGATTCTGTTTCTGGGCGGCTCCGGCGCCATCGGCCACCGTTCTGCCAAAGCGTTGCGCGCCGCGCACCCCGACGTACCGTTACTGATCGGCGGCCGCGACCTGGCCAAGGCTCAACAAGCCGCCGAGGAAATGGGCGGGGCGCAGGGCGTAGTCATTGATCCTTCTGCCGATGACTTGGGGCTGGGTGATCGCCCGATCAGCGCCGTGGCGGTTTTCTACATGGATCATTCCCTTGCCGGGCTGCGTTTTGCGCAGCAGCGCAAGGTGCCGCACTTGAGCATTTCGTCCGGCATTTTCGAGATTGCGCCGCAAATCGCCAGTTACATCCATCGCCCTGACGCGTCGCCCATCGTGCTGGGTTACGAGTGGATGGTGGGCGCGACGACGGTGGCGGCGCTGCACATTGCTGAGGCGTTTTCCCGGGTGCGCGATATCCGCATTGATGCGTTGGTTGACGAGCAGGACGGCGGCGGGCCGGCCGTGGCCAAAGATTTTGAACACTTGAGCAAAATGCTGCCCGCCGCCCTGACGCGGCGCGATGGCAATTACATCTGGCGTGAAGGTGAGGAGCAGAACGTCAGCTTCCGTGCGGTGGACGGCACATCGATGCAAGCCTCTGGCTTCTCGTCCATTGATGTTACCGGGCTGGCTGCCGCCACCGATGCGCCAAATGTGCAGTTCAATCTGGCCAGCGGGGTGAGTTCTTCGCGGCGCGCGGGTCGGCCGATGTCGACCGAAATTCTCATCGAAATGGTCGGCGAGGATCGCCAGGGTCGGACGTTGCACACACGTCATGCCGTCGTTCACCCGGCAGGCGCCGCAGCGTTGACAGGGCTCAGTGTGGCCATGTTGCTGGAACGACTGCTTGGGCTGGATGGCAAACCACCCACTCCGGCAGGTCTGTACTTCCCTTATCAGTTGCTCGATGCCGGTGCGTATCTGGAGCGTTTGAGTAAAGAGGGCGGTGAGTTGCTTGAATTGAAAGTGCGGTAA
- a CDS encoding GFA family protein, which yields MLKQIGNTLIRRDHRASCHCGAVILEIHLPDGLPPPHRCDCSFCKRRGAIVAAVPAADLKVVRGKSALLKYSFGQQVAEHFFCGNCGIYTHHRRSTNPHEFGFNVGCLEGVNPYDLGEVPVAEGGAWQSP from the coding sequence ATGCTCAAACAAATCGGTAATACGCTGATCCGCCGCGACCATCGCGCGAGTTGCCATTGCGGTGCGGTCATCCTCGAAATCCATTTGCCCGACGGCCTGCCCCCGCCCCATCGCTGCGACTGCTCGTTCTGCAAACGCCGAGGCGCAATCGTGGCGGCAGTGCCGGCGGCTGACCTGAAGGTGGTTCGCGGTAAATCAGCGTTATTAAAGTACAGCTTTGGCCAGCAAGTGGCCGAGCACTTTTTCTGCGGCAACTGCGGGATCTACACACATCACCGACGCAGCACCAATCCGCATGAGTTTGGTTTCAATGTCGGCTGTCTTGAAGGGGTCAACCCTTATGATCTGGGTGAGGTGCCTGTTGCGGAGGGCGGGGCTTGGCAGTCGCCGTGA
- a CDS encoding DUF6555 family protein has translation MSNVDIFVIEYKLHGQPKSFVIRAKTMRNADAWHWASCDAGIAPIPKPGKPPLKVISKPQAERFGITEVKWRETATVDWTEA, from the coding sequence ATGAGCAACGTCGACATCTTCGTCATCGAATACAAACTTCACGGCCAGCCAAAATCATTCGTCATCCGCGCGAAAACCATGCGCAATGCCGATGCCTGGCATTGGGCGAGTTGCGATGCCGGCATCGCGCCAATTCCCAAACCCGGCAAACCACCGTTGAAGGTCATCTCCAAACCCCAGGCCGAGCGCTTTGGCATTACCGAAGTGAAGTGGCGTGAAACGGCGACCGTGGACTGGACAGAGGCATAG
- a CDS encoding DNA methylase, with product MTKTISARDLNIQLKHNDDGSLFKWLLASFLMGKRIQAEIAAEAYRVIADKHGRDTPRKLAACSHRELVAMLGEAHYVRYDETTAVRLHALARRLNDEYAGKVCHMVEASADRQAFEKRLAEFDGIGPKTVEIFMREASAVLGF from the coding sequence TTGACCAAGACGATCAGTGCCAGGGATTTGAACATTCAGCTCAAGCACAACGATGACGGTTCCCTGTTCAAATGGCTGCTTGCCAGTTTCCTGATGGGCAAGCGGATACAGGCCGAAATCGCTGCAGAAGCCTATCGGGTGATTGCCGATAAACACGGGCGCGATACACCGCGCAAACTGGCCGCGTGCAGCCATCGTGAACTGGTCGCGATGCTCGGGGAAGCGCATTACGTGCGTTATGACGAGACCACCGCCGTACGGCTTCACGCCTTGGCACGCCGGTTAAACGACGAGTACGCGGGCAAGGTCTGCCATATGGTCGAGGCCAGCGCTGATCGCCAGGCGTTTGAGAAACGGCTGGCGGAGTTCGACGGCATCGGTCCGAAAACCGTGGAAATCTTCATGCGCGAAGCAAGCGCTGTACTTGGCTTTTGA
- a CDS encoding short chain dehydrogenase has translation MIAPETGMKPGERYRIESVERAPQFSGFFLDGKYYLGPELQTAVGWLEGQKFLYDQLDPNGEPVYPDRIVGTITARTLELTDGLRLSIEEMPFQAEVVTPLQTLDEIAIETRPRAISQRHTAAGLRQPMQPSALLVAGAALLVGLCLLAINRSGRRVR, from the coding sequence ATGATTGCCCCTGAAACCGGTATGAAACCGGGTGAGCGTTATCGCATTGAAAGCGTCGAGCGCGCGCCGCAATTTTCCGGATTTTTCCTCGATGGCAAGTATTACCTGGGCCCCGAGTTGCAAACGGCCGTGGGCTGGCTTGAAGGGCAAAAATTCCTGTATGACCAACTCGATCCCAATGGCGAACCGGTTTATCCGGACAGAATCGTCGGCACTATCACCGCACGGACACTGGAGCTGACAGACGGCCTGCGTCTGAGCATCGAGGAAATGCCGTTTCAGGCAGAGGTCGTTACGCCATTGCAGACGCTTGACGAAATAGCTATTGAAACCCGACCTCGGGCGATATCGCAGCGGCACACAGCAGCAGGCTTGCGCCAACCGATGCAACCTTCGGCGCTCCTGGTTGCAGGCGCTGCATTGCTGGTCGGGCTGTGCCTGTTGGCGATCAATCGTTCTGGTCGTCGAGTGAGGTAG
- a CDS encoding PBS lyase translates to MNTTQDWLTRLARKQGQPATYEDFRRNDALEILAHVGSTGTWADVSNHANGFVREVAVREMCRQASAEALAVLIERLNDWVPQVRELAAAGLQHYLSPVHTQAWLSALEPLMALAAQRRVDHSQTLSTVRAMLQSAKCRDEVYADFLDRQGKAARYLFTLLLENPENPETLLRSALAHRELTVRLMAVSATAMLPAPQSLPLLLEAMSRPGGKIRVRVLHALLPLLADPKPVLHEALLDVSPAVRNLALWAAPRNDVDAHAVLAERLSQPLPTAKQHWLGVIGLTTELAGTLPEHWHARALRSAFVTVRQAAARLLRDDQLPELFAALDDPSDKVFSVVIARLDKVSWPLLIRGVKAKLDQDWHELPLARRSATFQLLPTWQQVGYLLSRLDTGHVGQTYWIGQIESWCDRQYLVVDPVTPKAERETLREKIRELTAKGLIRSGVRLLS, encoded by the coding sequence ATGAACACCACACAAGACTGGCTGACCCGGTTGGCACGCAAGCAAGGACAGCCTGCCACTTATGAGGACTTCCGACGCAACGACGCGCTGGAAATACTCGCTCACGTCGGCAGCACCGGCACATGGGCAGACGTAAGTAATCACGCCAACGGTTTTGTTCGTGAAGTCGCTGTGCGAGAAATGTGCAGGCAAGCGTCTGCCGAAGCATTGGCGGTGTTGATCGAACGCCTGAACGATTGGGTCCCGCAGGTGCGCGAATTGGCGGCGGCGGGCCTGCAACACTACCTCTCCCCTGTTCATACCCAGGCCTGGTTGTCCGCTCTCGAACCCTTGATGGCATTGGCAGCGCAACGCCGAGTCGACCACAGCCAGACCTTATCGACGGTTCGCGCAATGCTGCAATCGGCGAAATGCCGGGACGAGGTGTACGCCGATTTCTTGGATCGCCAAGGCAAAGCCGCGCGTTACCTGTTTACGCTGTTGCTGGAAAATCCTGAGAACCCCGAAACCCTACTCCGCAGCGCTTTAGCTCATCGCGAGTTGACCGTACGTTTGATGGCGGTGTCGGCGACTGCAATGTTGCCGGCGCCGCAAAGTCTGCCGTTGCTCCTTGAAGCGATGTCACGGCCCGGCGGCAAAATCCGTGTGCGTGTGCTTCATGCGCTGCTGCCGCTACTCGCCGATCCGAAACCTGTACTGCACGAAGCCTTGTTGGATGTGTCACCTGCCGTCCGCAATCTGGCGCTGTGGGCGGCACCGCGTAACGACGTTGATGCGCACGCGGTCCTCGCCGAGCGCTTGAGTCAGCCGTTACCCACGGCAAAACAACACTGGCTGGGCGTGATCGGCCTGACCACTGAACTCGCTGGCACGTTGCCAGAGCACTGGCACGCCCGCGCATTACGCTCGGCTTTTGTTACCGTGCGACAAGCCGCCGCGCGCCTGCTTCGCGATGATCAATTGCCTGAACTGTTCGCGGCACTCGACGATCCGTCGGATAAAGTTTTTTCGGTGGTGATTGCGCGACTGGACAAAGTGTCCTGGCCGCTGTTGATCCGTGGAGTGAAAGCCAAACTTGATCAAGACTGGCATGAACTCCCGTTGGCGCGGCGCAGCGCCACTTTCCAACTGCTGCCGACCTGGCAACAAGTCGGCTACTTGTTAAGCCGCCTCGACACGGGGCACGTCGGACAAACCTACTGGATCGGCCAAATCGAATCGTGGTGCGACAGGCAATATCTGGTTGTCGATCCGGTAACACCGAAGGCAGAGCGCGAAACACTGCGGGAAAAAATTCGGGAGTTGACGGCAAAGGGACTGATCCGCTCAGGCGTACGTTTGCTCTCCTGA